GGCATTCCCGCCCGTGGGTTATCCTCAAATGGGCGCAGAGCATTGATGGATATATGAGCGAAACAAGCCCCGAAGGGCAGGATTTATGGCTCACTTCCGAAGCGAGCAGGGAAAATGTGCACAGGCTGCGGAGGAGCTGCGATTATATCCTCGCAGGAATCGGAACTGTCCTGGCAGACGATCCGCTGCTTACCGCAAGGCCCTCTCACGGCAGAAGCCCGCACAGGATTATCCTCGATTCAAAGCTTAGAATAACCGCTGATATGCGGCTTTCTCAGAGCATAGACGCTGCCCCGCTTACGATTTTTACGCTCTCTGAGGATCAGGAAAAGATTCAAACGCTCACCGACTGCGGAGTTAATGTTGTCCAGGCGCAGAGGGATGAGAATGGCCGATGCAGCATTCGGGGCGTGCTGGATAAGCTTGCCGCAAAAAATGCCCAGAGGGTGATGGTGGAGGCGGGGCCGGAGCTGCTCACCGAATTCATCCGCTGCGGGCTTGCAGATGAATTATGGATATACACTGCCCCTAAGATGCTCTGCTCTGCGGGGAAAGACAGCTTACCTAAAGCAATGGCAGGGCTCCCCGGAAGCGGTCTCTATCACAGCCAATTCACTCCATTCGGCGAAGATATACGGCTCACCGCTCTAACCCGCCCTGTAAGCGAGATTTGAGCCGGCTTAAAACGGCCCGACGTTTATCGGATAATCAAGCTTATCGCCCTTGTAGTTTTCCTCGCCGCTGCCGCTGATATACATTCCAGCCTCAACGCCCGGAGAATCGGGAGCGAGCTGGAAGCCCAGCGGATTCCAGAGCCCGTTTTCATCTTTAATACTGCCCTTGAATCGGGGCTTTTCGGTTATCGCTTTGCTGTCTTCAGGGCGGTTTTCAAATTCGCCTGAATACAGATTGTTCAAGAATCTGGTTTTCCTGCTGCCCGCCATAACGAAATCTGCCTCGCCTTCCACATAGAAAATATTGTTGGCGAAGAGCGTATTTTCAGGGTACGGCCCGCCCCAGTTGTCCATCTCCACAATCGTTCGGTCTATCTCTTTGGAGCTCTTGCGGGGCACGTAAATCAGATTGTTGTATATTCTGGTGTTCGTAACTGGGCCGGTGATGTGGAAAGTTGGCGAGAAGCCGGCGGCGTGGCCTTCGGTGCGCAGCCCGTCGTTTATGCTGATATTGTAGCGTACTATTGTGCCCTCGTTGATCCTGCTGGATTTGGCTGCCTTGCCGTTGCAGCAGATAAGCAGGAAGCCGCCTTCGTTGTCGTGGCTGTAGTTGTACTGGATTATCGTGCCGCGGCAGTTCCAGTCTGAATCGAAGCCTTGGCCGTCCCAGCAGGCCTTGTGATCGGATACTTCGTTGTACTGAATGACCGTGTTATCCGAAGACCACGGCCAAATGCCCGCGGCCGCATCGCCCTTCTCCAGCATTCTCGGGCAGTCCCGCATAACGTTTCCTTCGATAAGGGCTCCGTCGCATCCCAGCGGCACAATCCCATCGCCCGGGATGCCCTCAAGCAGATTATCACGAACCACCACATTCAGGCTCGGATGCCAGTTATTCCGGTTGGTATAGCCGCGGGAGTTTATGCCGTTTCGGACGCAGTCTTTCAAACGGCAGTTTTCGATTACAAGCCCGTTGAAGCGGGTTTTCTTTTCCTTGCCGTGATTCTGCCAGATGATTGCAGATCCGCCGCCTTTTTTCTTCTTATACTTGCTGCCGTTTACATCATGGATGAACAGGTCGCTGATTCGGATATCGTTTCCCTCGCCGAAGTCTTTGAGCTCTATCCGGAGCCCCCTTCTGCCCGGTTCAGGCTTGCTGCCGGTGTTGGTTATCTCGAGCCCTTCCAGCGTAACGTATTCCATATTGAAAAGATGAACGGCTTCGGGAAATCTCCCGCCGGCGGCCAGGAGGGGTTTATCGCCTTCGCCGTAGCTGCCGATATATATCTTTTTGCCCTTTTCGCCGCAGCCCTGAGGCTTGAAATGGCCTGTAAACTTCTCGCCAGCCTTGAAAAGCAGCTTATCGCCGGGCTTGAGTTTTATGGAATTAGCCTTTTCAAGCGTTCTGAAGGCCTGTTCGGGGGTTTTGCCCGTGTTTGAATCATTGCCTTCACTGCTGTTTACATAGTAGTCTGCGGCAAGGCTTATTGATGCCGCCATAAGCAGGATGAGTGTGTATCGAATCATAAAAACCGCCTTAATCTATTTTTAACTGCAAATTTCTTTTAGCTTTTGTTCATCTATAATCTCAACCCCGAGGCTCTCGGCCTTCTTCAATTTCGAGCCGGCCTTTTCCCCCGCAAGGAGGTAGTCTGTTTTCGAGCTCACGCTGGAGCTAACCTTCCCGCCATTCTGCGAGATAAATTCCTTCACCTGATCCCTCGTGAATTGCGAGAGCGTTCCGGTTACCACGAATGTTTTCCCGGCAAGCGGCTTTTCCTGCTCGCTCTGCTGTACATACGGCCTAACGCCCCGAGCCAGCAGCTTATTCACTACTTCCCTGTTTTCGGCATCTGCGAAATATTCCTTCACGCTCGCCGCCGCAACAGGGCCGATCTGGTCTATCGCTTCCATTTCCTCCGCTGAGGCGTTCATAATCGCCTCAAGCGAGCCAAACTGCTCAGCGAGTATCTCGGCGTTCTGCCCGCCGACATACCTAATCCCGAGCGCCTTTACAAACCGCCAAAGCGGAATCTCTTTGCTCTTTTCAATCGAGGCGAGTATGTTTTGGGCGCTTTTATCGCCTATCTTATCTAAGGATGTCAAATCTTCTCTAGAAATTCCGTACAAATCTGAAAAATCTTTCACGAGCCCCTTATCTATAAGCTGCTCTATCACTGCCGGGCCGAGCGTGTCGATATCCATCTGCCCCTTGCCCACAAAATAAACGAGCCTTCCCTTGAGCCTTGCAGGGCAGCCCGGATTGGTGCATATCAGATACACGCCGTTTTTGTCTTTGGCGGTTTTGCTTCCGCATACAGGGCACTGCTCCGGCGGCAGGAATCTCTCACTGCTCTCGGGGCGATGGTCTTTGAGCACCTTCACCACCTGCGGGATAATCTCGCCGGCCTTCTCCACTAGCGCAGTATCGCCAACTCTGGCATCCAGCCTTTCCACCTCATCGAAATTGTGCATCGATGCCCTGCGGACTGTTGTACCGGCAAGCTCCACAGGCTCAAGATTTGCCACTGGGGTGAGGATGCCCGTTTTGCCCACCTGCACATCAACGGAGATAATTTTCGTTTGCTTCTGCTCTGCGCTGAATTTATACGCCATACACCAGCGGGGGCTTCTGCCCGTTGCCCCGAGCTTCTGCTGAGCCTCGAAGCTGTCAACCTTGATCACCATCCCGTCTGTGGGGTAGTTGAGTGTCTTGCGTTTCTCGTCCCAGAGCTGGATTATCTCGATAACCTGCTCGATATTTTCGGCCTCTGCTGCCTCCGGATTCACCGGAAGCCCCATCTCTTTGAGCCTGTTCAGGGCAGCGAAGTGCCCCTTAGCGGAGAAGTTTTCCGCGCCGGCAAGCCCGTAGCAGAAGAATGAAAGCTCCCGCTTAGACACCTCTTTCGAATCGAGCAGCTTCAGCGAGCCGGCGGCGGCGTTGCGGGGGTTTGCGAATCTCTGCTTGTCCTGCGAGTCTCGGAGCTTGTTGGTTTTCTCGAACGCGCTGAAAGACATAAACACCTCGCCCCGAACCTCAAACCTCCCCGCAGCGGGATTATCCAGCTTCAGCGGGATCGAGCGGATTGTCTTTACGTTTGCGGTTACATCATCGCCCTGCTCGCCGTCGCCGCGGGTGGCAGCGCGCTGGAAGATTCCGTTTTCGTATATCAGGCTTATCGCAAGCCCGTCGATCTTCAGCTCCACGGTGTAGGAGTAGTTGTCGCTGCCAAGCCCCTTGCGCACGCGGCTGTCGAATGCGCGGAGCTCTGCGCTTTCGTAGGTGTTGTCTATGCTGAGCATCGGAACGAGATGCCGAACCCGCTCGAAACCCTCGCTCGGGGCCTCGGATACCCTCTGCGTGGGCGAATCGGGCGTTATGAGCTCGGGATGGGCGGATTCTATCTCCCTGAGCTGCCTGAAAAGCTCGTCGTAGCGGAAATCCGATATCTCCGGGCTGTTTAGTACGTAGTAGAGGTAGTCGTGCCTGCGGATCTGCTCTCGTAAATCTTTCGCTTTTGCTTTTAAGTCCATTTATTCACCTGCGCTATATATTATTCTGCCGACAAACGAAAATAATACCCCAGATTGCAGCTTTAAGCAAGCTGTCTTCCGCTGGATTCAATCCGCAGATTGCTCAGACAGATAAAATCCACGGATTACACCGATTTCGCGGATTTTTTGCGGCAAGCGGCGTGTGGCGAGAAGATTTCCCGCTTACCGATCGCTTTTGCCTGCATGGACTATCACGGACTTATACGGACTCCCGCTTATCCCTTCGATCTGCTGTCCGTGATTCCCTGTGCTTATCCGTGAGTGTCTGTGAGTGTCTGTTTTCCTGCAGCGACAAGATTTCACTTACTACAGCGGCCCGACATCCGCCGTGGCAGACCCGCTAAGCTCATGCAGCGAAAAGACTTCCCACTTGCCGCTAGCTTATTACGCTGTTCGCTGCCGGCTCAGTTCGTAAATGTTGCGGCCTGTCTGTGTTGGGCATCTGCTGTCCACTTATTCCGTCCGCCGAAGGCGGGCTACATGCGTGGCTCGGTCTTCGTTAGTTTTTCGCAAAGATTTCACGCAGCGAAGTGTTAATCAGAGCCGTGCGCAGAGTCCGCCGAAGGCGAAGAGCCTGTCCGCCGGAGGCAGAAAACAAGCGAATAGATTTTTGGCCCGTGGCAAAATCATTAGCAATAAATTAGTGCCGATTAGTGGCCGGAAAAAAGCTTTGCCACAAAATAATGCTGCAAATAAAACGAAAATACTAATCTTTTTTACTTGAACCATAAATCCAGTATGATATATTGTGAATATCGATTATATAAGCAGGCTCCTCGGCGGACAAATAAAGATTGTTGGATTGCAAAAGGAAGCAAAATGAAAAAACAGATCTCGAGAGTATCAGTGTTTCAGAGCAGCAAGGTGGTAGCGCTTCTATACTTCTTCTTCGGCCTGCCGCCCGCTTTAGCAGGGTTATTCATCGTGCTGTTTGCTAACCAGACTGAGCAAAAAATCGCAGTAATACCTTTCCTGCTTATGCCCATTATTTTATCTGTCATGGGCTTTGTTTTTCTTTCAATAATGATCGCAATTTACAACTTCCTCGCGTCAAAGGTTGGGGGAATTGAATTCGAAACCAGGGAAGTGGTATAATAGCGACAACGGCAAGCCAAAGAAGGCTGAAAATTAAAAAGTCAATTTGATAAGTAATTATCTTCATTTCTTTTTGGTTGAATGAAAGCAAGTGTCGGACGGACTACCAGAACTACAAGCCCCACGCATAAAAGAGCGTCTTATAATTAAAAAGAGTATTACCAAGCTAATGTAAATATTTAGAAAACTTTATACGTGAATGAAACTATAAAATGGACAGGTTTATTAGGAGGCCATTGTGATTACGTTTAAGTGCCCAACTTGCAGTCATAAATTAAAAGCTAAATATTCAAAGATTGGTCAAACAATTAGTTGCCCCGTATGCGACGAAAAAATTAAAATACCAATTTTGGATAAATGCCCTAACTGTGGAGAACCTATTGTATTAGAAGGCAAAAAACAAAACGCATTTTTGAGTCAAAATTCAATTGCTTTAATTAATGAATTTAACGAAAAAAATTTTAGTATAATGTGTCAAAAATGTGGAACTAATCCATATTATAATACAATTAATAAAATTAGGGATAAAATTAAAGAACTTTATGAGGCTGGTAGGACCCTATTAAATCAAGTCCCTATAGTATCAACTCACTCTCCTCAAAATTGGGACTACAATGTATTAGATATAGTTACTTCACAGACAGTTTCAGGTACTGGTTTTATTTCCGACATAGCTTCTTCATTTACTGATTTCTTTGGGGCAACATCTGGAACGTATAACCAAAAAATAAAAGACAGCGAAAAACTCTGCAAACAGATACTCCGCGTAAATGCCGTTAATTTAAACGCCAATGCTATTATTGCTGTAGATATAGATTATTCTTCTGTGGGAAAAACGACAGGAATGCTAATGGTTTGTATGACAGGTACTGCTGTTCAACTAAAAAATACCAAGGAGGTATTAGAAGAATACAGGGCTAACCAATTAACTGAATTAATTTCTTCAATGGAAGAAATAAAAAGATTAGAAAATATACTAAAAAAAGAATCAAGTAGGAAGTAGGGTACTCAATATTTAATAGCAGTCCTCAACCGCCAAAGTACAATTCGGTACACGGCTGTTCAATAGATATTTAGTAGAAAAAAAAGCGGCCAAGTCTCTTTTCCGATTGCTGCGTTTTTTCAACCACCGAGGGAGCGGAGGATCACGGAGGGAGAATGATATAATCCATAGATTACTCGGATTTCGCAGATTTTTTGCGGCAAGCTGCAAGTCCGCCTGTGGCGGATGGCAAGTAGCAATATCATTAGTGAAAAATTAGCGGAGATTAGCGGCTGAAAAATTCCCTCTCCGCCGCAGGCAAACTATCTCTCCGCCACAGGCGGACTGGCTCTGTCAAAAAAAATATCTCCAACATCAGAGCAGGATTATGTATTGCGGTGGCAGCGTACTTGCCGGCATAGAGCCTTCCCTCATTTATGAAAATATCCCCTCCAATGTAAATTTGATTTATACCGAGCCTGTCCGCCTGCGGCGGGCCTACATGCGTGGCTCGGTTTAAATATTCGTTTCGTGAAATCGCTGCGTAATACTAACGGGAATCAGAGCCGCACGTGGATGCCCGCCTCTTCCGCACCCATTCGAGGAATTGGGCGTTTTCCCTGCTGCCTGCGGTGAAGATCGCAATCCGAAGCTCGTATGCCCTGCCGGCGTAGTTCTCCCAGCCCGGCTTCATCCCGAGCTTATCGGCAATATACTCACGAAACTCCTTCATCGTGAAATCCCCGATATCCCCGCGAGTTTTCTCTCTCCCGCCATGGCCGGAAGTTTTTTCTTCCGAAGGCGAAGAACAAAGAGCCCCTCCGGAAGGCTCTTTTGTTCGAGACGCCGCCTTTTCTTTTTTATTTCTTTTACTTTTTAAATTATGGTGGACAATTTGTCTATGATCCTCGCCAATCTGTCTATGCTGCACGCCAGATTGTCTATGTTCAAAGCCGCTCTGACTATAGCCAATCTGTCTATGTGCCAATTTGTCTATCTGTAATTTTTCTTGAAAATCAGTGGTTTCAATTACCCGGTTCCTGCCGGCTTCTCTTATCTCAATCAACCCCCCGCAAGACAGATCAGAGACAATCCTTGAGATAGAACGCTCCGAGACGCCGCAGATTCGGGCGAGCTGGGCGTTGGACATTCTGCAGCCCTTCGGCAGCCTTCCAGCGGCGAGCACTATCTTCTCAGCACTGCCAACGGGCAGATTCAGGATATCCGATTCGATTTTGATGTAGCTGATCATTTCCTTCTCCTCTTTAACGTATTTCCGATTTCTCAAAGGTTTATGACAGATTGAACGGGAGGCCTAAAAACAAAATTTTTTCAATCTGCCATAGCTTCTTATTAAAAACGGCCTCTCACCCTTGGCTGAATGTTAATATTTTGCGCGGAGATTACCTGCAGGAAGGGGCGCTGTGCGCTGCGCAAACCGCTGCTAATAAAGGAGTAATGATTTTTTTGAATTTTGCTGTTTTCCCCCGCTCACGCCGGCAGACACTGACAAACACTGGGGAAATAAACCCGTGAGGGCCTAATAAAAAGCCAGCGCTCACCTCATCGAGAGGCGTCGCACCAAATCATCCCGCTTGATATTTCTGATTATCGAGCGGGCGGGGAGTACCTAATACAAGCCCCTGAACTTTTTTCATTCAGGCCGGCTAAGGGCGTTCAGCTCTTTCCCGCTTCATATTCTTTAAGCCATTTCTTGGCTTTGGGGTGGAGCCTCCAAGAAGGTTTGAGAATCTCTGCACAACACTGAGCCTCAGACTCTTCGCCTGCTGCATAAGAAACAGGAGAATCGCTTGGCAGTCTCTTTCTGTCTATGAGGTATTTCAGCACGTGGGGATTATAGTATTCGGCCTGCTCAAGAGACTTCTCGGCCTCAGCCTTGCCGCTTGTGATATAATCATACAGCACTCTTGACCACAAAAATAACGCCGATACGTCGTCATCGTATTTATCCAGCAGTTTGCCGGCATCCGCGTAGCGTTTTGTGTTAAAATAACAGCTGATCAATAAATACCGAATGCCTTGATTATCATTAGGA
This window of the Sedimentisphaera salicampi genome carries:
- the ribD gene encoding bifunctional diaminohydroxyphosphoribosylaminopyrimidine deaminase/5-amino-6-(5-phosphoribosylamino)uracil reductase RibD translates to MAYQQYMHWAIELAKRGFGSVEPNPLVGCVIVNPEGEVVGEGWHKHFGKEHAEINALQDCRLKGLSPSGCSVYVTLEPCSHYGKTPPCAAALIEAEVAEVIAAMEDPSEKVAGRGFNMLRKAGIKVEAGVCREQAELLNPAFIKQSRHSRPWVILKWAQSIDGYMSETSPEGQDLWLTSEASRENVHRLRRSCDYILAGIGTVLADDPLLTARPSHGRSPHRIILDSKLRITADMRLSQSIDAAPLTIFTLSEDQEKIQTLTDCGVNVVQAQRDENGRCSIRGVLDKLAAKNAQRVMVEAGPELLTEFIRCGLADELWIYTAPKMLCSAGKDSLPKAMAGLPGSGLYHSQFTPFGEDIRLTALTRPVSEI
- a CDS encoding right-handed parallel beta-helix repeat-containing protein — its product is MIRYTLILLMAASISLAADYYVNSSEGNDSNTGKTPEQAFRTLEKANSIKLKPGDKLLFKAGEKFTGHFKPQGCGEKGKKIYIGSYGEGDKPLLAAGGRFPEAVHLFNMEYVTLEGLEITNTGSKPEPGRRGLRIELKDFGEGNDIRISDLFIHDVNGSKYKKKKGGGSAIIWQNHGKEKKTRFNGLVIENCRLKDCVRNGINSRGYTNRNNWHPSLNVVVRDNLLEGIPGDGIVPLGCDGALIEGNVMRDCPRMLEKGDAAAGIWPWSSDNTVIQYNEVSDHKACWDGQGFDSDWNCRGTIIQYNYSHDNEGGFLLICCNGKAAKSSRINEGTIVRYNISINDGLRTEGHAAGFSPTFHITGPVTNTRIYNNLIYVPRKSSKEIDRTIVEMDNWGGPYPENTLFANNIFYVEGEADFVMAGSRKTRFLNNLYSGEFENRPEDSKAITEKPRFKGSIKDENGLWNPLGFQLAPDSPGVEAGMYISGSGEENYKGDKLDYPINVGPF
- the ligA gene encoding NAD-dependent DNA ligase LigA, which encodes MDLKAKAKDLREQIRRHDYLYYVLNSPEISDFRYDELFRQLREIESAHPELITPDSPTQRVSEAPSEGFERVRHLVPMLSIDNTYESAELRAFDSRVRKGLGSDNYSYTVELKIDGLAISLIYENGIFQRAATRGDGEQGDDVTANVKTIRSIPLKLDNPAAGRFEVRGEVFMSFSAFEKTNKLRDSQDKQRFANPRNAAAGSLKLLDSKEVSKRELSFFCYGLAGAENFSAKGHFAALNRLKEMGLPVNPEAAEAENIEQVIEIIQLWDEKRKTLNYPTDGMVIKVDSFEAQQKLGATGRSPRWCMAYKFSAEQKQTKIISVDVQVGKTGILTPVANLEPVELAGTTVRRASMHNFDEVERLDARVGDTALVEKAGEIIPQVVKVLKDHRPESSERFLPPEQCPVCGSKTAKDKNGVYLICTNPGCPARLKGRLVYFVGKGQMDIDTLGPAVIEQLIDKGLVKDFSDLYGISREDLTSLDKIGDKSAQNILASIEKSKEIPLWRFVKALGIRYVGGQNAEILAEQFGSLEAIMNASAEEMEAIDQIGPVAAASVKEYFADAENREVVNKLLARGVRPYVQQSEQEKPLAGKTFVVTGTLSQFTRDQVKEFISQNGGKVSSSVSSKTDYLLAGEKAGSKLKKAESLGVEIIDEQKLKEICS
- a CDS encoding heavy metal-binding domain-containing protein, encoding MITFKCPTCSHKLKAKYSKIGQTISCPVCDEKIKIPILDKCPNCGEPIVLEGKKQNAFLSQNSIALINEFNEKNFSIMCQKCGTNPYYNTINKIRDKIKELYEAGRTLLNQVPIVSTHSPQNWDYNVLDIVTSQTVSGTGFISDIASSFTDFFGATSGTYNQKIKDSEKLCKQILRVNAVNLNANAIIAVDIDYSSVGKTTGMLMVCMTGTAVQLKNTKEVLEEYRANQLTELISSMEEIKRLENILKKESSRK